A genomic window from Brassica oleracea var. oleracea cultivar TO1000 chromosome C8, BOL, whole genome shotgun sequence includes:
- the LOC106308697 gene encoding putative F-box protein At3g58950, translated as MTLEMDHISGLLDEVLSHILSFLPTKLAALTSVLSTRWRNLLTLVPNLDISSHNKIVQLDGSVFLCNLWCYSQGGYVWNYAELHGFYGKGLALQVSSASLKKLTLRAEGCESMTRLFLWDSISREDKNLWLTSCPLKKIQIESCGGTTGEMRMVKHLLESSPCLEEMKIFAFKDYHTDIFDLVVKMVNLCNESYRVVVFNFLCVIHRI; from the exons ATGACTTTAGAGATGGATCATATTAGCGGTCTACTTGACGAGGTTCTTAGCCATATATTGTCCTTCCTTCCGACAAAGCTTGCTGCTTTGACATCTGTTCTCTCTACGAGGTGGCGCAATCTTCTTACGTTGGTCCCCAATCTTGACATCAGTTCTCATAACAAGATCGTGCAATTAGACGGCTCTGTGTTCTTGTGCAATTTATGGTGCTATTCGCAAGGAGGATATGTATGGAACTATGCGGAGCTTCATGGCTTTTATGGAAAGGGATTGGCTTTGCAGG TGTCAAGTGCAAGCCTTAAGAAGCTAACTCTCCGAGCCGAGGGTTGTGAAAGCATGACA CGTCTCTTTCTTTGGGACTCCATTTCACGGGAGGACAAAAATCTTTGGCTCACATCTTGTCCACTGAAAAAGATACAAATTGAAAGTTGTGGAGGGACAACGGGAGAGATGAGAATGGTGAAGCATTTGTTGGAGTCTTCCCCGTGTTTGGAGGAGATGAAGATATTTGCCTTCAAGGATTATCATACAGATATCTTTGATCTTGTTGTGAAGATGGTGAATCTCTGCAACGAGAGTTACCGAGTTGTGGTGTTCAACTTCTTGTGTGTGATCCATCGTATATAA
- the LOC106309857 gene encoding uncharacterized protein LOC106309857, translating into MSAVGTSKGILEIVKFGFYVAVPIGLMYTFANNSTNIKKFMGNRSYVVYPEEAPRPPSPEELREMARELARKKNIHGVDDK; encoded by the exons ATGTCGGCTGTAGGAACATCGAAAGGGATCTTGGAGATAGTCAAGTTCGGTTTCTACGTCGCTGTACCTATCGGTCTTATGTATACATTCGCCAACAATAGCACCAATATCAAGAAATTCATGGGAAAT CGATCATATGTTGTGTACCCTGAGGAGGCACCTCGACCTCCTTCACCCGAGGAGCTACGAGAGATGGCGCGAGAGCTTGCCCGTAAGAAGAACATCCACGGAGTTGATGACAAGTAA
- the LOC106308696 gene encoding F-box/LRR-repeat protein At3g58930-like has product MSISFDTPSLLYLEYSDEVARYYPKVNLPNLVEAVLDLNIRDLDYMKLYRERNDDGLRNYVVLRCGNLCKLMTRIGNLFSICFESMPTFNNLKMLRISGSVHPVGWQAMPVLLQNCPHLETLQMEYLCVWDCISLEEKGGWLISCPVEKIVEKILIEMFRGTKGAIGTVKHLLESLSCLKEITLFAGRDYPTDIFDLVVKMVNLCNGSYRTELW; this is encoded by the exons ATGAGCATTTCTTTTGATACTCCAAGTCTGCTTTACCTTGAGTATTCTGATGAAGTTGCGAGATACTATCCGAAAGTTAACTTGCCAAATTTAGTTGAGGCAGTACTTGACCTTAATATACGTGATCTTGATTATATGAAGCTATACAGAGAGCGAAATGATGATGGGTTAAGGAACTATGTTGTTCTGAGATGTGGAAATTTGTGTAAGCTCATGACCCGCATAGGAAAT TTGTTTTCTATATGCTTCGAATCGATGCCAACGTTCAACAACCTCAAAATGTTACGAATTAGTGGGAGTGTCCACCCAGTGGGATGGCAAGCAATGCCGGTTCTCTTACAGAACTGTCCACATTTAGAAACTCTACAAATGGAG TATCTCTGTGTTTGGGACTGCATTTCCCTGGAAGAGAAAGGTGGTTGGCTCATATCTTGTCCAGTGGAAAAGATAGTGGAAAAGATACTGATTGAAATGTTTAGAGGAACTAAGGGAGCGATTGGAACGGTAAAGCATTTGTTGGAGTCTTTGTCGTGTTTGAAGGAGATAACGTTATTTGCCGGAAGGGATTATCCTACAGATATCTTTGATCTTGTTGTGAAGATGGTGAATCTATGCAATGGGAGTTACCGAACCGAGCTGTGGTGA